The Synchiropus splendidus isolate RoL2022-P1 chromosome 8, RoL_Sspl_1.0, whole genome shotgun sequence genome has a window encoding:
- the LOC128763724 gene encoding succinate receptor 1-like translates to MVWNCTALHRILDRNYLSPAYGLEFAVGFPANLVVVLGYIFCLPKWQSCNIYLFNLAVSDMIFLCTLLRLSCLYANDESETNPVACILNRYVLHVNLYSSILFMVWLSMDRFLLIKHPTRRHLLLQRRTALVITGLSWLVVNVEVLPMISLMVQDLQSWNWSRCNDFASLHGHINTFDYSLGLTFTGYILPLLGLCYFSHQIKRLLQAQERAVQRRKALYARPLRVATSAAAMFFIMYTPYHVMRNVRIAFPQSSCSQQLCQACVEAAYTVTRPLAFLHSVINPVFYFFMGDKFRELLLSKIRKLFGKKGQPTSSENL, encoded by the exons ATG GTTTGGAATTGCACTGCGCTTCACAGAATACTGGACCGGAACTACCTGTCGCCTGCTTATGGCCTGGAGTTTGCAGTGGGATTCCCGGCCAACCTGGTGGTGGTCCTGGGCTACATATTCTGTCTTCCCAAGTGGCAGAGCTGCAATATTTACCTCTTCAACTTGGCCGTCTCGGACATGATCTTCCTGTGCACCCTGCTGCGCCTCTCCTGCCTCTACGCCAACGACGAGTCAGAGACCAACCCCGTGGCCTGCATCCTGAACCGCTACGTGTTGCACGTCAACCTCTactcctccatcctcttcatggTGTGGCTCAGCATGGATCGATTCCTCCTCATCAAACACCCAACCAGAAGGCACTTGCTGCTGCAGCGGAGGACGGCCTTGGTCATCACCGGACTCAGCTGGCTTGTAGTGAACGTGGAGGTTCTGCCCATGATATCCCTGATGGTGCAGGATCTGCAGAGCTGGAACTGGAGTCGCTGCAACGATTTCGCCAGCTTGCACGGACACATCAACACTTTTGACTACAGTCTGGGACTCACCTTCACTGGTTACATTCTTCCCCTGCTGGGCCTTTGTTACTTCTCCCACCAGATCAAACGTCTCCTCCAAGCTCAGGAACGAGCCGTGCAGCGCAGGAAAGCGTTGTACGCACGTCCTCTTAGGGTTGCGACGTCCGCTGCCGCCATGTTTTTTATCATGTACACCCCGTACCATGTGATGAGGAACGTCAGGATCGCGTTTCCACAGAGCTCCTGCAGTCAGCAACTGTGCCAGGCGTGCGTGGAAGCTGCGTACACCGTGACCCGCCCACTGGCCTTCTTGCACAGCGTCATCAACCCTGTGTTCTACTTCTTCATGGGCGACAAGTTCAGGGAGCTCCTCTTGAGCAAGATCAGAAAGCTGTTCGGGAAGAAAGGTCAGCCAACGAGCTCTGAGAACCTTTGA
- the LOC128763460 gene encoding succinate receptor 1-like, giving the protein MDSLQKRSPNEPVRGGEISGLPRTEATLFYSTKINMVLNCTEVHDVVEQYFLPPAYGIEFCIGFPGNLLVVLGYIFCLPNWQSYNIYLFNLAVSDLVFLCTLPRLSYIYANHEYEIRPVGCILNGYVFYVNLYSAILFMLWLSMDRFLLIRYPARDHFLLRRKTALAITGLSWLVVNLEVMPMISLMVQDLRRRNNSQCKDFANLQGNVNTFDYSLALTFTGYILPLLGLCGFSHQIKRLLQSHERARQRRNTFKRPLRFVMLATTIFLVLYTPYHVMRNVGVASQQSWFRPPLCTRMYIEVAYVLTRPLAFLHSVVNPVFYFLMGDKFRELLLSKIGKLLRRNGQSEDKSRGHPLS; this is encoded by the exons ATGGACTCTTTACAGAAGAGAAGCCCTAATGAGCCTGTTCGAGGCGGAGAGATCAGTGGGCTCCCG AGGACCGAGGCGACGCTTTTCTACTCCACCAAAATCAACATG GTGCTGAACTGCACAGAAGTACACGACGTAGTGGAGCAGTACTTCCTGCCGCCAGCGTACGGCATCGAGTTCTGCATCGGGTTTCCTGGGAATCTGCTGGTGGTTCTGGGCTACATATTCTGCCTTCCGAATTGGCAGAGCTACAACATTTACCTCTTCAACTTGGCCGTGTCCGACCTGGTTTTCCTGTGCACGCTGCCGCGCCTCTCCTACATCTACGCCAATCACGAGTACGAGATAAGGCCAGTCGGTTGCATCTTGAATGGCTACGTCTTCTACGTCAACCTCTACTCCGCCATCCTCTTCATGCTGTGGCTCAGCATGGACCGGTTCTTGCTGATAAGATACCCAGCCCGGGACCACTTCCTGTTACGGCGGAAGACGGCGTTGGCCATCACCGGACTCAGCTGGCTGGTGGTGAACCTGGAAGTGATGCCCATGATATCCCTCATGGTGCAGGACCTGCGCCGCAGGAACAACAGTCAGTGCAAGGATTTCGCCAACTTACAAGGGAACGTGAACACCTTCGACTACAGTCTGGCGCTCACCTTCACCGGCTACATCCTCCCTCTGCTCGGGCTGTGTGGCTTCTCCCACCAGATCAAACGTCTCCTCCAAAGCCATGAAAGAGCTCGACAGCGCAGAAACACATTTAAGCGACCTCTTAGGTTTGTCATGCTCGCCACCACCATCTTTCTTGTCCTCTACACTCCCTACCATGTGATGAGAAATGTCGGGGTGGCGTCTCAACAAAGCTGGTTCCGGCCACCGCTTTGCACAAGGATGTACATCGAAGTCGCGTACGTCTTAACCCGACCTCTGGCCTTCTTGCACAGCGTCGTCAACCCTGTCTTCTACTTCCTTATGGGGGACAAGTTCAGAGAGCTTCTCTTGAGCAAAATCGGAAAGTTACTAAGACGGAACGGCCAGTCAGAAGATAAAAGTAGAGGTCATCCGCTCTCTTGA